A region from the Desulfoglaeba alkanexedens ALDC genome encodes:
- a CDS encoding enoyl-CoA hydratase/isomerase family protein, with product MSLVIYEKKDKIAYITMNRPEKLNALNPELVNELAKTWVDFRDDDDVWVAILTGMGNAFCAGVDIASDVELLEAIKGTPPSRVISWEKEAPAWRASPASYDLSKPIIAAINGYCLGGGLWLALESDIRLATPTAQFGVPEPRLGMPATFTALLQRYIPRGVACEMLLTTDGMSAHRAYEVGLVNRIVSAEELLPAATEMAERICRNNPLAIRAAKELVRRGEDMSRPDAMSLTDHVIHSLMRTEDIMEGFKAFVEKRSPIWKGK from the coding sequence ATGTCATTAGTTATCTATGAGAAGAAGGATAAGATCGCTTACATTACCATGAATCGTCCTGAGAAGTTGAATGCCCTCAATCCTGAGCTTGTCAATGAGTTAGCAAAGACCTGGGTGGATTTCAGGGACGATGATGACGTGTGGGTGGCTATCCTCACAGGCATGGGAAATGCATTTTGTGCCGGGGTTGATATTGCATCTGACGTGGAACTGTTAGAGGCAATAAAGGGCACTCCTCCATCAAGGGTGATCTCTTGGGAGAAAGAGGCGCCTGCTTGGCGCGCATCTCCTGCAAGCTATGATCTCTCGAAACCGATTATTGCTGCCATCAACGGATACTGTCTTGGCGGAGGCTTGTGGCTGGCGCTGGAAAGCGATATAAGGCTTGCCACCCCGACTGCTCAATTTGGGGTGCCGGAGCCGAGATTAGGCATGCCGGCAACCTTTACCGCACTTCTCCAGCGCTATATCCCCCGAGGGGTCGCCTGTGAAATGCTCCTTACCACCGATGGAATGAGCGCACATAGGGCTTACGAGGTTGGCCTGGTGAACAGAATCGTTTCCGCTGAGGAACTGCTCCCTGCCGCAACAGAGATGGCGGAGAGGATCTGTAGAAATAATCCTCTCGCAATAAGGGCAGCAAAAGAGCTGGTTCGAAGAGGCGAGGATATGAGCCGCCCTGATGCCATGTCTCTAACAGACCATGTAATTCATAGCCTGATGCGTACTGAGGACATAATGGAGGGTTTTAAAGCCTTCGTGGAGAAGAGATCACCTATCTGGAAAGGGAAATGA
- a CDS encoding NAD(P)H-dependent flavin oxidoreductase, translated as MHNRITRILGVKYPLILGAMRHITLGEMAAAVSNGGGFGQIAASGLSTDRLRSELARALELTSLPVGINIPIYRPNAFDALAIAIEAKLRVITTSAGDPSKLMGAAKEAGLKVLHKVSTVEMAKKAQSAGVDGVIATGFEAGGHVGREMMTTFCLVPQLVDALTIPVVAAGGIGDARGFLAALALGAEGAEVGTAFLATHECPVPGFFKQSVVDAGCGATVLLGKDAMPMRVLNNKTAARIRGSDKATEDQRLTAEGDRAYVMECADAETSLMPCGQVCGLIHEIGSAVEVFPNMVRSARSLLEALRGVFDT; from the coding sequence ATGCACAATCGGATCACACGCATACTTGGCGTCAAATACCCGCTCATCCTTGGAGCCATGCGCCACATAACCCTTGGAGAAATGGCCGCGGCTGTATCCAACGGTGGAGGTTTCGGTCAGATTGCCGCGTCGGGCCTATCGACCGATCGGCTGCGCTCGGAACTCGCTCGGGCTCTGGAGCTTACGAGCCTGCCGGTGGGGATCAATATCCCCATTTATCGTCCGAATGCGTTCGACGCACTGGCGATAGCGATTGAAGCGAAGCTCCGGGTCATCACGACGTCTGCCGGAGATCCGTCCAAATTGATGGGGGCTGCCAAGGAGGCGGGTCTGAAGGTTCTGCACAAGGTTTCAACCGTGGAAATGGCGAAAAAGGCGCAAAGTGCGGGGGTCGATGGGGTGATCGCCACCGGTTTTGAAGCCGGCGGACATGTGGGCAGGGAGATGATGACGACCTTCTGCCTGGTTCCACAACTGGTGGATGCCCTGACGATACCCGTTGTGGCGGCTGGAGGCATTGGCGACGCCAGGGGGTTCCTGGCGGCTCTGGCTCTCGGCGCCGAAGGTGCCGAAGTCGGTACGGCCTTTCTGGCTACCCATGAGTGCCCCGTTCCCGGTTTCTTCAAGCAGTCGGTCGTTGATGCGGGATGTGGCGCCACCGTGCTGCTTGGCAAAGACGCGATGCCTATGCGTGTTCTGAACAACAAGACGGCCGCCCGCATTCGCGGGTCAGACAAAGCCACGGAAGATCAGCGGCTCACTGCCGAGGGGGACCGGGCATATGTTATGGAGTGCGCAGACGCGGAGACTTCGCTGATGCCCTGCGGGCAGGTGTGTGGTTTGATTCATGAGATCGGCAGTGCCGTCGAAGTCTTTCCAAACATGGTGCGATCGGCGCGCTCGCTTCTCGAAGCTCTGCGCGGGGTGTTCGACACGTAG
- a CDS encoding enoyl-CoA hydratase/isomerase family protein: MKFETIILEKKDHLATLTLNRPNSRNAMNRKMMDELIMAMEDVAEDDFIRALLITGAGKAFCAGADLDIMPGGKSGEDLAAMGVEALRRSFLFKASRKIMIGIQTMEKPTVAMINGPCVGAGFDLALSCDLRTASDDAVFMCGFVKLGLFPGFGAAWLYPKALGLAKAMEMLYTGDALSAAEAKEIGMLNHVASRESLEAVTMAMVTKIVNGPPIAIRLMKSQVYKGLTSDFATMLDDAAVYESITLASKDHVEGLTAFREKRPAAFKGI, from the coding sequence ATGAAGTTTGAGACAATTATTCTGGAGAAGAAAGACCATCTGGCAACACTGACACTCAATAGACCGAACAGCAGGAATGCTATGAACAGAAAGATGATGGATGAGCTGATAATGGCAATGGAGGACGTGGCGGAGGACGACTTCATTCGCGCCCTGCTCATCACCGGTGCCGGAAAGGCCTTCTGCGCCGGCGCCGATCTGGACATCATGCCCGGGGGTAAGAGTGGCGAGGACCTGGCGGCGATGGGCGTTGAAGCGCTGCGGCGTTCGTTTCTCTTCAAGGCCAGCCGGAAAATCATGATTGGAATTCAGACCATGGAAAAACCCACTGTTGCCATGATAAACGGTCCGTGTGTGGGCGCAGGTTTCGATTTGGCCCTATCGTGCGATCTTAGAACCGCCAGCGACGATGCGGTCTTTATGTGCGGCTTCGTCAAACTCGGCCTCTTCCCCGGCTTTGGGGCGGCCTGGCTTTATCCAAAAGCCTTGGGTCTGGCGAAGGCGATGGAAATGCTCTATACGGGAGATGCCCTTTCCGCCGCCGAAGCCAAAGAAATAGGCATGCTCAATCACGTGGCTTCTCGAGAGTCGCTGGAGGCGGTCACCATGGCCATGGTGACAAAGATCGTGAACGGTCCACCCATCGCCATACGTTTGATGAAGTCGCAGGTTTACAAGGGATTGACCTCGGACTTTGCTACCATGTTGGACGACGCCGCTGTCTATGAGAGTATTACGCTTGCATCGAAAGACCATGTGGAAGGGCTAACCGCCTTCCGCGAGAAGCGTCCCGCCGCCTTTAAAGGCATTTGA
- a CDS encoding DEAD/DEAH box helicase: MDIFALRDKLVEDYNEYTRSFIKIGDPRIDRFVTEELNAGAFWPEPLIQLNPSFESGGTIDDLVERGILHPKCSEIFRLGKSDEDPLGKELSLYRHQLDAILKAKEGRSYVLTSGTGSGKSLTYIVPIVSHVLHRGSGKGIQAIVVYPMNALANSQAEELSKYLQKVYPERLPPVRFARYTGQERGAEREQIRTNPPDILLTNYMMLELLLTRREDAGLVEAARALRFLVFDELHTYRGRQGADVAMLIRRCRLAFGAEDIVCVGTSATMASEGTSEDQKQHVAQVGQKLFGVPFTSDQIIGEALERATRELDFNAPDVIAQLRHAIETDAEAPDDTDSFCSHPLSSWIESAFGIRTESETGRLVRQAPRRLLGGDGAAEALARITSMDSSRCAHVIRRFLLKGSQIYRSASSRFPVFAFRLHQFFTRGDTVWTTIEPEDQRHLELSKKISKPGEPQKLLFPLVFCRHCGAAYYRVKVAKDEHGRRLLPREDRQEEDEHLTIPGYLFISSQRPWPRTVGPEMLERLPDFMKEWTVEETERPARDAKKDLPEPVFVDASGRIVSEGEGLDAAFIQGHFPFCLHCGVAYTRHQRAERTKLATLGVDNRSTATTILAIRALIELQGDVQLRREARKLLSFTDNRQDASLQAGHFNDFAQVALLRSGLFKALETAGAPSTLNPGPNRTAAREGRSPEGFHSAGLKHYQLSRYVLDAMGRAFEEYASDPDVRGPGRQTTEDALRRVIEYFLYRDLQRGWRVTAPNLEECGLLRFDYEGLTGDESLLAEKDLWESGFTIRTTSKDSTFIPTPEPLRSLSADVREEILRTLLDVLRRSLAIKVDVLNPSKQHDLVEQTRSRLREDTVWYLDDPRDLVKATVAYPRPQRKGKRRDDPYGLFVSSYGAFGRYVKRTLNRNAPGIRLGRAEIDEIIGFLFLGLRRYGIVEQVRGDRDGEDPGYQINPDAVRWLPGTGAIRPIDRTRLAEAGEVPPEVNRYFVECYRRFVDLKCLLEAREHTAQVDAELRKDREDRFRSGRLPLLFCSPTMELGVDIADLNVVNLRNVPPTPANYAQRSGRAGRGGEPALVYTYCAGRSPHDQYFFREPEQMVAGVVAPPRIDIANRDLIRSHIHAVWMEIAKPDLGRTLTQVLDLRPEDGGLPLPIQEAILEVLRNLRYRSQALERAQRLVWSIREELSASPWFHENWVKDILDQLEKSFDTACDRWRSLYRAAVRQRELHHRIIGDHSRPENERDHSRRLRAQAESQIRLLTEAEGLYEGDFYSYRYFATEGFLPGYNFPRLPISAYIPGRRKREGRDEFVSRPRFLAISEFGPRALIYHEGARYRVYKANLDFGSDDVEATHSLATAVMKRCAGCGYAHMEQGLAFAEICDRCGTTLDRSACIENLVYMQNVSLQPAQRITCDEEERQRLGYRIVTAYRFPEVGGRLDRRDAEIWCDGDLMLRLSYGDAADLFRINLGWSNQRRNQRVGFDLDLERGYWSRNQADTEDSDNALASGRVQRVVPYIRDTKNALVMSFDPPPGMLEMAGLQAAFKEAVQKYFQIEPRELGCEPLPDADNRREILFYEASEGGAGVLRQIVDDPSVFPALARTALEICHFDPVTLEDKASNTCGQACYACLLDYGNQPDHRYLDRYLVRDFLARLTAAQCRPSGGVGSREERLAALRKRCDSALEKKWLDVLDKLLLNPPSDAQVLIEACHTRPDFFYADTNAAIYIDGPPHDDPAQIREDEAVTQRLMEHGYIVIRFHHKDDWTEIFRRHPDIFGRIGS; the protein is encoded by the coding sequence GTGGACATCTTTGCGCTGCGGGACAAACTTGTCGAAGACTACAACGAATATACCCGAAGCTTCATCAAGATCGGCGATCCAAGAATTGACCGATTCGTCACGGAGGAGCTCAACGCGGGAGCCTTTTGGCCTGAACCGCTGATTCAACTTAACCCGTCCTTCGAATCCGGGGGTACCATCGACGACTTGGTGGAACGAGGGATTCTCCACCCAAAATGTTCTGAAATCTTTCGACTCGGCAAATCTGATGAAGATCCCCTGGGAAAGGAGCTTTCCCTCTACCGTCACCAACTGGACGCCATCCTCAAGGCTAAGGAAGGCCGATCCTACGTTCTCACAAGTGGCACAGGATCAGGCAAAAGCCTCACCTACATCGTACCCATCGTAAGCCACGTCCTGCATCGCGGATCCGGAAAGGGCATTCAGGCCATCGTGGTCTATCCCATGAACGCTTTGGCCAACAGTCAGGCCGAAGAACTGAGCAAATACCTTCAAAAAGTCTATCCGGAACGTCTGCCCCCCGTCCGATTCGCCCGCTATACAGGTCAAGAGCGCGGAGCGGAAAGGGAGCAGATCCGCACCAATCCACCGGACATCCTCTTGACCAACTACATGATGCTGGAGCTTCTTCTCACCCGCAGGGAAGATGCCGGACTGGTGGAGGCGGCACGCGCCCTGCGGTTCCTCGTCTTCGACGAGCTCCATACTTATCGGGGCCGTCAAGGTGCCGACGTGGCCATGCTCATTCGAAGGTGCCGTTTGGCTTTTGGAGCGGAGGACATCGTCTGCGTAGGAACCTCCGCCACCATGGCCAGTGAAGGAACTTCGGAAGATCAGAAACAGCACGTGGCCCAAGTCGGTCAAAAGCTCTTCGGGGTACCTTTCACCTCGGATCAGATCATTGGAGAAGCGCTGGAGCGTGCCACACGGGAACTGGACTTCAATGCCCCTGACGTTATCGCGCAACTTCGCCACGCCATCGAAACGGATGCGGAAGCCCCCGACGATACGGACAGTTTTTGTTCACACCCTCTCTCGTCGTGGATCGAATCGGCTTTTGGTATCCGCACCGAATCGGAAACCGGCCGACTTGTGCGCCAGGCACCGAGGCGCCTTTTGGGCGGCGACGGTGCGGCGGAAGCATTGGCACGAATAACCTCGATGGATTCGAGTCGGTGTGCCCATGTGATTCGTCGCTTCCTTCTCAAAGGTTCCCAGATCTATCGAAGTGCCTCCAGTCGGTTTCCGGTCTTTGCCTTCCGGTTGCATCAGTTTTTCACACGTGGAGATACCGTCTGGACCACCATCGAACCGGAAGATCAGCGACATCTCGAACTTTCCAAGAAGATTTCCAAGCCCGGCGAACCCCAAAAACTCCTCTTTCCCCTCGTCTTTTGTCGCCATTGCGGTGCAGCCTACTACCGAGTAAAAGTCGCTAAGGACGAACATGGCCGACGGCTTCTTCCTCGGGAAGACCGTCAGGAGGAAGACGAACACCTGACTATCCCCGGTTATCTCTTTATTTCCTCCCAAAGGCCATGGCCTCGTACCGTGGGCCCGGAAATGCTGGAACGCCTTCCGGATTTCATGAAGGAGTGGACCGTCGAGGAGACCGAAAGGCCGGCCCGCGATGCCAAAAAAGACCTCCCCGAGCCCGTCTTCGTGGACGCTTCGGGCCGGATCGTCTCCGAGGGCGAAGGTCTCGATGCCGCTTTCATCCAGGGCCATTTCCCCTTCTGCCTCCATTGCGGCGTGGCTTACACACGGCACCAAAGAGCCGAACGCACCAAGCTGGCCACGCTCGGCGTGGACAACCGCAGCACAGCCACCACCATCTTGGCCATCCGTGCGCTCATCGAACTCCAGGGAGATGTGCAACTCCGCCGTGAAGCCCGTAAGCTGCTCAGCTTTACCGATAACCGCCAGGATGCCTCCCTGCAGGCGGGCCATTTCAACGATTTTGCTCAGGTGGCCCTACTGCGTTCAGGACTCTTCAAGGCCCTCGAAACCGCCGGCGCGCCTTCAACCCTCAACCCCGGCCCGAACAGGACAGCTGCACGAGAGGGCCGATCGCCGGAGGGTTTTCACTCCGCAGGGCTCAAGCATTACCAGTTATCCCGGTACGTTTTGGATGCCATGGGTCGTGCGTTCGAGGAGTATGCGTCTGATCCGGACGTTCGGGGTCCGGGACGACAAACTACCGAGGATGCCCTGCGCCGGGTCATCGAATACTTCCTTTACCGAGACCTGCAGCGGGGCTGGCGTGTCACGGCGCCCAACCTGGAAGAGTGTGGGCTGCTCCGATTCGATTATGAGGGACTCACCGGTGACGAAAGCCTGCTCGCCGAGAAAGACCTTTGGGAGTCAGGATTCACCATTCGGACGACCTCCAAGGACTCCACCTTCATTCCCACACCCGAACCTCTGCGCAGTCTGTCCGCTGATGTGCGCGAAGAGATACTGCGCACGCTTTTGGACGTGCTTCGCAGATCCCTCGCCATCAAAGTGGATGTTTTGAACCCATCCAAACAGCACGACCTGGTGGAACAAACCCGGTCCCGCCTCCGCGAAGATACCGTCTGGTACCTGGATGATCCCCGTGACCTCGTGAAAGCGACCGTCGCTTATCCACGGCCGCAGCGCAAAGGAAAACGCCGCGATGACCCTTATGGGCTCTTCGTCTCGTCTTACGGCGCCTTCGGCCGCTACGTGAAGCGCACCCTCAACCGGAACGCACCGGGAATACGCCTCGGGCGCGCCGAAATCGATGAAATCATCGGCTTTCTCTTCTTGGGCTTGCGGCGATACGGCATCGTGGAGCAGGTGCGAGGTGACCGGGACGGTGAGGATCCGGGCTACCAGATCAATCCGGATGCCGTCCGGTGGTTACCAGGCACCGGTGCGATCCGGCCCATCGACCGGACCCGGCTGGCGGAAGCCGGGGAGGTCCCTCCCGAGGTCAACCGCTATTTCGTGGAATGCTACCGCCGGTTCGTGGACCTGAAGTGCCTCCTGGAAGCTCGGGAACACACAGCGCAGGTGGATGCCGAACTAAGAAAGGATCGGGAGGACCGCTTCCGATCCGGCCGACTTCCACTCCTTTTCTGTTCTCCAACCATGGAACTGGGAGTGGACATCGCTGACTTGAACGTGGTGAACCTGCGAAACGTTCCGCCGACTCCAGCCAACTACGCCCAGCGAAGCGGCCGCGCCGGCCGCGGCGGTGAGCCGGCCCTGGTTTACACCTATTGTGCGGGCCGTAGCCCCCACGACCAATACTTCTTCCGGGAACCCGAGCAGATGGTGGCCGGGGTGGTGGCTCCCCCCCGGATCGATATTGCGAACCGGGACCTGATCCGCTCCCATATTCATGCCGTCTGGATGGAAATCGCCAAACCCGACCTGGGGCGGACCCTCACCCAGGTCTTGGATCTCAGGCCGGAAGACGGAGGACTTCCTCTCCCTATCCAAGAGGCGATCCTCGAGGTCCTGAGGAACCTGCGCTATCGCAGCCAAGCCCTGGAACGGGCGCAGCGGCTTGTGTGGTCCATTCGTGAAGAACTCTCGGCCTCACCCTGGTTCCACGAAAATTGGGTGAAGGATATCTTAGACCAACTGGAAAAATCGTTTGACACCGCCTGTGACCGCTGGCGCAGTCTTTACCGGGCCGCAGTACGCCAGAGGGAACTTCACCACCGAATCATCGGCGACCATTCCCGCCCTGAAAACGAGCGGGATCACTCCCGGCGCTTGCGTGCCCAGGCGGAAAGCCAGATCCGCCTGCTCACGGAAGCGGAAGGCCTCTATGAAGGGGACTTCTACAGCTACCGGTATTTTGCCACGGAAGGATTTCTCCCCGGCTACAATTTCCCCCGTCTTCCCATTTCGGCTTACATTCCCGGCCGGAGGAAACGGGAAGGTCGGGACGAATTCGTCTCCCGCCCGCGTTTTCTCGCCATTTCAGAATTCGGCCCGCGAGCCCTGATCTATCACGAGGGGGCCCGGTACCGCGTTTACAAGGCCAACCTGGACTTCGGATCCGACGACGTGGAGGCTACCCACAGCCTGGCCACGGCCGTGATGAAGCGCTGCGCCGGATGCGGCTATGCCCACATGGAGCAGGGACTCGCCTTCGCCGAGATATGCGACCGGTGCGGTACGACACTGGATAGGTCCGCGTGTATCGAGAACTTGGTGTACATGCAGAATGTGAGCCTTCAGCCCGCCCAACGGATCACCTGCGATGAGGAAGAGCGCCAGCGCCTCGGCTATCGAATCGTCACCGCTTATCGTTTCCCTGAAGTGGGTGGAAGACTGGACCGGCGGGACGCCGAAATCTGGTGTGACGGCGACCTTATGCTTCGGCTTTCCTATGGGGACGCCGCCGACCTTTTCCGCATCAACCTGGGTTGGAGTAACCAGCGCCGCAACCAACGCGTAGGTTTTGACTTGGACTTGGAGCGAGGCTACTGGTCACGAAACCAGGCGGACACGGAAGACTCGGACAATGCGCTCGCCTCGGGACGCGTCCAACGGGTGGTGCCCTATATCCGAGATACTAAGAACGCGCTGGTCATGAGCTTCGATCCACCTCCAGGTATGTTGGAAATGGCCGGCTTACAGGCGGCCTTCAAGGAAGCCGTTCAGAAGTACTTTCAGATCGAACCGCGGGAACTGGGCTGCGAACCCCTGCCGGATGCCGACAACCGGCGGGAAATCCTTTTCTACGAAGCATCGGAAGGCGGCGCCGGGGTGCTCCGCCAAATCGTGGACGACCCGAGCGTGTTTCCCGCTTTGGCTCGAACAGCCCTGGAAATCTGCCACTTCGATCCTGTGACCCTGGAAGACAAGGCCTCCAACACCTGCGGCCAGGCCTGCTATGCTTGTCTTCTGGACTACGGGAACCAGCCCGACCACCGGTACCTGGACCGCTATCTTGTCCGGGACTTTCTTGCACGTCTGACCGCCGCTCAATGCCGTCCCTCGGGCGGCGTGGGATCCCGTGAGGAACGACTGGCGGCTCTTCGCAAGCGCTGCGACAGCGCCCTGGAAAAGAAGTGGCTCGATGTACTGGACAAACTCCTGCTCAATCCGCCCAGTGACGCCCAGGTGTTGATCGAAGCATGCCATACCCGGCCTGATTTCTTCTATGCGGACACCAACGCAGCCATCTACATCGACGGGCCGCCCCATGACGACCCCGCCCAAATCCGCGAAGACGAAGCGGTGACCCAACGGCTCATGGAACACGGCTACATCGTGATCCGTTTTCACCACAAGGACGACTGGACGGAAATTTTCCGACGCCATCCGGACATTTTCGGGAGGATTGGATCATGA
- a CDS encoding acyl-CoA carboxylase subunit beta, whose product MGGGEEKVRQHHGLGKLTARERVSQLLDPDSFFEIHMLVGHAVDQPGDGIVCGCGTIYGRPVYVFSQDATVRGGSIGMEHGRKMYETIERAIDKKVPVIGLNDSPGARLPNAYEVEMLGSMKRSLFAGLQEKHGGSVFYPNTLGSGLIPQISAILGTCGGISVYSPALTDFIFMVDGISHMFITGPDVVRMVTGEDISKEDLGGAKVHAQKSGVCDFRCVSEQECLAEIRRLISFLPLNCEEKPPVYQSSDSPNRSCDELNEVVPSSPNKPYDVHRIIHAIVDSGDFLEVKREFAREVVVGFGRLDGKTIGVVANQPSVMAGAMTFDSSDKQARFIRFCDCFNIPILLLVDTPAYMPGSGQEHSGIIRHGAKVLYALCEASVPRICVVLRKAYGGGNLGMGVLSGLSTDIVVYWPTVETGILGAEQSVNLLYGRRKDVTKEFIQEKLQAYRETYANPIYDASSNLGVHDVIAPAETRSYLIRAFQALPEMRESRVRKMNKRHGNIPL is encoded by the coding sequence ATGGGCGGTGGTGAAGAGAAGGTCCGGCAACACCATGGGTTGGGTAAGTTGACGGCGAGGGAGCGGGTGAGCCAGCTTCTGGATCCGGATAGCTTTTTTGAAATCCACATGTTGGTCGGACATGCCGTCGACCAGCCCGGAGACGGAATTGTCTGCGGCTGCGGAACGATTTACGGCAGGCCCGTGTATGTTTTCTCCCAGGACGCGACCGTCCGCGGCGGATCCATCGGAATGGAACATGGCAGGAAAATGTACGAGACCATCGAGCGGGCTATAGACAAGAAAGTGCCGGTGATCGGCCTGAACGATTCTCCGGGAGCGAGGCTTCCAAACGCTTACGAGGTCGAGATGCTGGGGAGCATGAAACGTTCCCTCTTTGCAGGCCTACAGGAAAAGCACGGTGGCTCGGTCTTTTACCCGAATACCCTCGGATCTGGACTGATTCCCCAGATCTCCGCGATCCTCGGCACCTGCGGAGGGATCTCCGTATACTCTCCCGCCTTGACCGATTTCATCTTCATGGTCGACGGCATTTCCCACATGTTCATTACAGGACCCGATGTAGTGAGGATGGTCACCGGAGAAGACATCAGCAAGGAGGACCTGGGGGGTGCGAAGGTTCATGCTCAGAAATCGGGTGTATGCGACTTCCGATGCGTCAGCGAGCAGGAGTGCCTGGCGGAGATTCGGAGACTGATCAGCTTCCTGCCGCTCAACTGTGAGGAAAAACCCCCCGTGTACCAGAGCAGTGACAGCCCGAATCGATCTTGTGATGAGCTCAACGAGGTCGTGCCTTCGTCACCGAACAAACCCTACGATGTCCATCGAATCATTCATGCCATTGTGGACAGCGGCGACTTTCTCGAGGTGAAAAGGGAATTCGCACGCGAGGTGGTCGTCGGGTTCGGTCGTCTTGACGGCAAGACCATCGGGGTTGTTGCCAATCAACCCAGTGTCATGGCGGGGGCCATGACTTTCGACAGTTCCGACAAGCAGGCACGATTCATCCGCTTCTGTGATTGTTTCAATATCCCCATTCTTCTGCTGGTCGATACACCGGCGTATATGCCCGGCTCCGGGCAGGAGCACTCCGGCATTATCCGCCATGGCGCGAAAGTGCTTTATGCGCTTTGCGAGGCCTCGGTACCACGCATTTGTGTGGTTTTGAGAAAAGCATATGGCGGAGGAAATCTTGGCATGGGGGTTCTGTCCGGACTGAGCACGGACATTGTTGTGTACTGGCCTACCGTGGAAACGGGGATACTCGGCGCCGAGCAGTCGGTAAATCTCCTGTACGGACGGCGCAAGGACGTTACGAAGGAGTTTATTCAAGAAAAGCTTCAGGCGTATCGAGAGACCTACGCCAATCCGATCTACGATGCCTCGTCCAATTTGGGGGTCCACGATGTGATCGCGCCGGCGGAGACCCGGTCCTACCTGATCCGAGCATTCCAGGCACTGCCGGAGATGCGGGAGAGCCGTGTGCGGAAAATGAACAAGCGGCATGGCAATATCCCGCTTTAG
- a CDS encoding enoyl-CoA hydratase/isomerase family protein → MKWDYVLFEKKDAIGTITLNRPDKYNAFAGRMREEILEAVESAGRDVDVRVLVITGAGKAFCSGGDVNEFVEGTSKAIADAGTATSDRMTMCKVVLAINSLEKPVIAAVNGVAAGGGCNLALSCDIRIASEKARFGQVFTRRGAHPDWGGIYFLPRLVGYAKAAELIFTGEVIDAQEAFRLGMVNKVVPHEELHRATYDLAGRIARNAPIPIALAKRGLQNFFKMDLAMALDYEAYALGVVSKSDDFMEGFKAFLEKREPVFRGR, encoded by the coding sequence ATGAAATGGGACTATGTATTATTTGAGAAAAAAGATGCGATCGGGACGATCACGCTCAACCGGCCCGACAAGTACAACGCTTTTGCCGGACGGATGCGGGAAGAAATCCTCGAAGCCGTGGAATCGGCCGGTCGGGATGTGGACGTGAGAGTGCTTGTTATTACAGGCGCCGGAAAGGCTTTTTGCTCGGGAGGGGACGTCAACGAGTTTGTGGAAGGAACGAGTAAAGCCATTGCCGACGCCGGCACGGCCACCAGCGACAGAATGACCATGTGTAAGGTGGTTCTGGCTATCAACAGCCTGGAAAAACCGGTTATCGCCGCGGTCAACGGTGTGGCGGCCGGTGGCGGATGCAATCTGGCCCTTTCCTGTGACATCCGCATTGCCAGTGAAAAAGCAAGGTTCGGACAGGTGTTCACCCGCCGGGGGGCTCATCCCGACTGGGGCGGCATCTACTTCCTACCCCGTCTGGTGGGCTATGCCAAGGCTGCCGAACTGATTTTCACCGGGGAGGTTATAGATGCGCAGGAAGCCTTCCGGCTGGGCATGGTCAACAAGGTTGTCCCTCATGAAGAGCTCCATCGGGCAACCTACGACCTTGCGGGCAGGATTGCGCGAAACGCCCCCATTCCCATTGCTCTTGCAAAACGAGGCCTGCAGAATTTCTTCAAAATGGATTTGGCCATGGCCCTCGACTACGAGGCCTATGCGCTCGGAGTGGTATCAAAAAGCGACGATTTCATGGAAGGATTCAAGGCGTTTTTGGAAAAAAGGGAGCCTGTTTTCAGGGGAAGATAG